TCGGAATGGCACTGCGCACGAGGTCCGTATCGGCACTCTCCAGGTGGTAAACGACCTTCGGCAGCACCTCGATCAGATCATCTTTCGAAAAAAGCAGCTCATGATGATCCGAGCCAATATGCTCGGCCACGCGGCGGGCGGCCATCACGTCGGCGCTGCCTTGCAGGCCGACAGCGAAGGTCTTCAACCTTCTCGGGCTGAACCGGGCGGCCAGAGCGGCGATGATCGAGGAATCGAGCCCTCCGGAGAGGAACGAGCCGACCTCCACATCGGCCACCATCCACTTGCGGACAGCCTCCTCCAGCACCAATCGCAGCTCCCTCCAGATCGACTCGGCCGACTGACCCGGCTCCAGCTCGGCGGCCCCGTGGGGCAAGCGGTACCAGCGTCGGATACCGTCCCGGCTGTCGAACATCGCTCCCGGCTCGATCGCCTCCAGCTTCTCCAGCCCAAGGCCGTCAAACGCCTTCAACTCCGAGGCGAACGCGAGCCCCCCCCGCAGTTGGGCCACGTACAAGGGCTTGATCCCCAGCGGGTCTCGGGCGGCAATGATCCGCTCGGGGGTGGCCAGCACAAACGCGAACATGCCGTCGAGCTTCGACACCCAGCGCATCTGTCCCGACCGGAACAATTGCAAGATGGTCTCGCTGTCGCTCGACGTCTCAAACGCACTCTCCCCCAGAATCGCCCGGATGTCGGAGTAGTTGTAGATCTCGCCGTTGGCCACCAGCACATTGTCCGAGCAGTAGATCGGCTGCGAGCCATCCGCCGTGCCGATGATCGACAACCGGCAGTGGGCCATCACCGCCGGAATGTTCGCGGGCGAAAGCACCGCCGTCTCATCCGGCCCCCGATGCTCGATCCGCTCAATCATTTGCCGGGCCAGCACCTTGTCATCAATCTTCCAGAGGCACACAAATCCACACATAAAATTTCTTTCGTTTAAATCAATGATGATTGTTGTCTGGTGGTCCCTTCCTCGTGATTGTTCCCTGGCCGCCGCGAAGGTCAACCCCAAAGGGTGTTGGCCTCGTTTCCCGCCGGAAATCGGGGGAGAAATTTCCTAATGAAGGGCATCCGGGAGCGAACGCTCTCCTGAAGGAGAGCGCCTGTCCCGATCATCCCCGCACGATGGGTTGGAGATGTCCGTCATGAACCAAGCCGAGATCAACGACGCCGAGTGGCATGATCCCCGGAACTGGCATGGCAAGTGGTTCGAAATCTACCGAAGCCCGAGAGACTCGCGAGCCTGGGTTCCCAAGCGCAGCCCCTGGATGGGAGTGACGGTCAATTTCGCCCATGCCTCGGGCCCCTTGACCGTGTTGCTCCTGCTTGCCGTCGCGCTTGGGGTGACGATCGTCGCCCTGATCGCCTCCAACTGATCGGGTCGGCGATCGGGTAGCTCGGACATCTCAAGTCCGGCCACCCGATCGGATCGGATCAGCGAACGATTATTCGGCAGCTCCGATCTGAATGCGTCGAGGGGGGGCGTCGATCTCCTCCGGCGCGGTGAGGGACAGAAGGAAGGCGCCAAGCTGCTCCTTCTGCGAACTCGAAAGCTGCGAGAAGCGGCGGGCGGCGGCGGCCCCCTGACCGTCGTGCTGGAGAATGGCGTCCGTGATCGTCAGGGCTCGGCCGTCGTGGAGGTAGGGGCCGGAGTCCGCGAGCCCCCAGAGCGGCGGCGTGCGCCACTCGTGATCGCTCGCGGGGGAGGAGGCGTCGGCATCGGCATTGGGAGCAACGGCCGGCCGGGCGCCGAAGGCGATGTACGAACCGGTATCGACGAGCCGGGGGCCCATGTCGTGCAGGAGCAGGTCGCTGTAAATTCCTTCGATCGGGCCGAGGTTCGGGACGTGGCAGGACGTGCAGCCGATCGATCGGAAGGTGGTTGCACCGGCCTCGATCCGGGTGGCCAGGTCGTCGTCAACGGTCGTGGTCGGCCTCGGCAGGGATCGGACGAAGGTGAGCAGGGCGTCGAGATCCCCTTGGTCCAGGTCGAGGCCCGGAGCGCCGATGCCGGGCAATCGCGGGTCGGCCGCCTGGAAGTGCCCGGGGACTTCGAGGCCCAGCTCACCGGCGGCGGCCGACCGGACGAACTCCTCCAGCGTCGCGGTTTGCCCCTTCCAGCCGAACCGGCCGATCCGGCCGTCGGCGGTGCGGGCCAGGCGGCCTCGGGTCGCTTTGGCCCGTCGGGAGCGGCGGGCAGCGTCTTCGAGCACCTCATCGGGCAGGTCGTCGATCAAGGCAACGCCGAACAGGGCCGTCGGGTTGCGCTGGGTGATTCGGACCGAGACGAGGCCGTGCCGACCGGGGACCTCAGCACGCCAGTTGCCATAATCAGGATCGGTCCCAAAGCGGTGCAAGACCACGCTCGGCGACTCCCGGAAACCGGGATGAATGGCCTCCAGCACAGCCAGGTTCGCCGGCGGAGTGGCGGCGGCGGCCCCTCGTCGGTTTGCGTTGGCTGCGGCGGTGGGGGGTGTCCCAATCCGATACTCGAAATGGTTCGGCCCCATGTTCATGCGGAACGCGTAAAAGAATCCCGTTCCCGATACGCCTTCCTGCCCCGAGACCGACGCGATGTCGATATTCCGAGCCGAGTGCCCCGCGCCGCCGATTCCGCCGCGGTCGTGGCAGTCGAGACACGACTGCGCATTGAAGACCGGCCCGAGGCCGTCTCCCCCTCGGCTTCTCGGGTCGTTCGGCATCCAGCGGTGCGAGAACAGATCTCGGCCAAGTTCGAGCACCTCGGGAGCAAGCGTCGCATCGTCTCCTCTCGCCTGGAGAGGAGCCGGGATCACGAGCAGGACTAGCAGTGGTCCGATGAGACTCGGAACGCTCGTTGCGCGCGTCTGGATCATGCGATGTCTCCTCCGTGGCGATGGGATCCGATTCGGATCGGACGCTCGATGGAACAACACGGGACGCGGAGAACCCGCGCATCGATGGGTGCTTCATTAAACTCCAGAGACGCCGCGCACGTCAAAACGATTCGGTCAATTCCTCTCCGATGGCCCCGCCATGTCACCTTGCCGGTGGCCTAAAACCTGCAAGAGAGTCCTCACCAAAGGTCCAATCCGCCCCAAGATCACGTGCGTTTCCCGAAAGGACATGGCACCCGATGAGCAGCCCGCACCATATCACGATTGAGCCGATCGCCGGCCGAGTCCTGGTGACCCTCGGAGAAAAAACGATCGCCGAATCGCGCCGGGCGCTCGCCCTGAAG
The DNA window shown above is from Tautonia rosea and carries:
- the asnB gene encoding asparagine synthase (glutamine-hydrolyzing), yielding MCGFVCLWKIDDKVLARQMIERIEHRGPDETAVLSPANIPAVMAHCRLSIIGTADGSQPIYCSDNVLVANGEIYNYSDIRAILGESAFETSSDSETILQLFRSGQMRWVSKLDGMFAFVLATPERIIAARDPLGIKPLYVAQLRGGLAFASELKAFDGLGLEKLEAIEPGAMFDSRDGIRRWYRLPHGAAELEPGQSAESIWRELRLVLEEAVRKWMVADVEVGSFLSGGLDSSIIAALAARFSPRRLKTFAVGLQGSADVMAARRVAEHIGSDHHELLFSKDDLIEVLPKVVYHLESADTDLVRSAIPTHFATTLARRHVKAVLTGEGADELFAGYAYHQRYADRPRDLADELTRSLAAMHNINLQRVDRITMAQGLEARTPFLDRELIDFAQSIPVTLKLKETDDGELVEKWILRKACEDLLPDDLLWRKKSQFDEGSGTTQALASALAAILGLDGPVDRQTEAKLYERMLREQYQDPDLILNCAGTWAANRV
- a CDS encoding DUF5808 domain-containing protein yields the protein MNQAEINDAEWHDPRNWHGKWFEIYRSPRDSRAWVPKRSPWMGVTVNFAHASGPLTVLLLLAVALGVTIVALIASN
- a CDS encoding di-heme oxidoredictase family protein — encoded protein: MIQTRATSVPSLIGPLLVLLVIPAPLQARGDDATLAPEVLELGRDLFSHRWMPNDPRSRGGDGLGPVFNAQSCLDCHDRGGIGGAGHSARNIDIASVSGQEGVSGTGFFYAFRMNMGPNHFEYRIGTPPTAAANANRRGAAAATPPANLAVLEAIHPGFRESPSVVLHRFGTDPDYGNWRAEVPGRHGLVSVRITQRNPTALFGVALIDDLPDEVLEDAARRSRRAKATRGRLARTADGRIGRFGWKGQTATLEEFVRSAAAGELGLEVPGHFQAADPRLPGIGAPGLDLDQGDLDALLTFVRSLPRPTTTVDDDLATRIEAGATTFRSIGCTSCHVPNLGPIEGIYSDLLLHDMGPRLVDTGSYIAFGARPAVAPNADADASSPASDHEWRTPPLWGLADSGPYLHDGRALTITDAILQHDGQGAAAARRFSQLSSSQKEQLGAFLLSLTAPEEIDAPPRRIQIGAAE